One part of the Vicia villosa cultivar HV-30 ecotype Madison, WI linkage group LG6, Vvil1.0, whole genome shotgun sequence genome encodes these proteins:
- the LOC131613869 gene encoding uncharacterized protein LOC131613869 produces MANSVTVNKKTTKHTFSCSFYREDITPLVRLSTRVTGQNLDEFRKTYGHILLMLTTRIDEWGLYTLLQFYDSELRCFTFQDYQLAPTLEEYAHILQIKVQHKDNWKPNGGTHGFYVKFLMREAETLADKEKWKEFNALLAVMIYGLVMFPNIPNFVDLTVICLFMDQNPVPTLLADTYYAIHSRYGKKGSVGGCLPILYEWFSSHLPKSGAFVTTRDSQKWPQRIMGLTANDIVWYHLRTDIEQVITRCGSFGNDPLIGTKGVINYNPKLALRQLGFVLKDKPLDKEIFESVCFEKGADPDGLEKVRSAWNKIHTEDRTTLGGKNAIAKKAYTEWVEERVKERLLPFPKVSPLYEQPPEILTATVPAEEYNQVHVENIRLREKGEDAKIKFSLSAIAPPPTHRYYTRANHSLQMDQLRDDLIQMRTQVTAQMAQFMEVMQNMADRQEELRIRMDTVAQVVADPPQRNPADIRVNGEPVIGGLGVIPPATNQGNPYGPPQPIPEGQATQQIRRAAAIPVLEEDRHEDLFPESELGFPHDAGRLFRGLEERMRAMEGQGLGMDINDLGLVPGVRVPPKFKVPDFEKYKGNTCPKTHVRAYYRKMHVYSEDEGLLMHFFQDSLTGASLEWYMRLERASIRSWRDLVDAFIKQYQYNVDMAPNRTQLQNLSQKANASFKEYAQKWRELAARVQPPMLEREMMDLFTNTLEGQYYSACSASSSFAELVMIGERIESGIKAGRIQNPSAASSSSGVVGKKPYNGFAKKREGETSAAYYGKGKSQAHQQVAAVTIPNVPFQQHQQRGYTPRQYQPKAPERTFDPIPMTYAQVLPYLLDLKLVQLRTLATPAKLPPNWDANARCEFHSGAPGHNIENCKALKYQVQNILDSKAIEFTPTPGPNVVQNPMPPHGSHAANALDCVEDTRLVKDVTELGSLLPLLKVELLRMGLCAGCGELCIDCMATSSVCDKVKNGIQQLIDSGYLQFERVRRPEVFENEINVASIPYTPAKIPIPARAPPLVITSPGPIPYTSEKAIPWNYGGEVFYQGAKYEIKAPVEKEDVDNVVGIGRMTRSGRIFNPPQSTRDDNTEALAQAKGKRVVEDTVDPGQSSNSEDTVAKEMEEFLKIIKKSEYKVVDQLSQTQSKISILQLLLCSETHRNALLRLLSTAFVPPEISVNQLEGVVSNINAGNGLGFTDADLPSEGRNHNRALHISVECKGTMLSRVLVDNGSSLNVLPKSSLMRLDYSGVEIRPSELTVRAFDGSKRSVFGEVDLPIMIGPQLFTITFFVMDIHPSYSCLLGRPWIHAAGAVTSTLHQKLKFATQGKIVTICGEEEHVVSHLASFRYIDVEGEVHETPCQAFEAVQTIKIPYVENKKLGAPMSSLKEAKAVVESGHLEGWGRVLDLPIKQDKGGIGYQLGQSSSNEASKKPGTFIPIKFSSAGIVKDHICAVDDDMDSDYDIEEWIKPCAPGQKLLNWSSEDIISIALDQK; encoded by the exons ATGGCTAACAGTGTGACTGTCAACAAAAAGACTACGAAGCATACCTTCTCTTGCAGTTTCTACCGTGAGGATATAACACCTTTGGTTCGATTGAGCACCCGAGTTACTGGGCAAAATTTGGATGAATTCAGAAAGACTTATGGCCACATTCTGCTTATGTTAACTACTCGTATTGATGAGTGGGGTCTCTACACTCTTCTTCAGTTTTATGATTCTGAGCTGCGCTGCTTTACCTTTCAAGATTACCAACTAGCCCCTACCCTCGAAGAGTATGCACACATTCTTCAAATCAAAGTTCAACATAAG gataactggaagcctaatggtgggaCCCATGGATTCTATGTGAAATTTCTGATGAGGGAAGCTGAAACCCTTGCTGATAAGGAAAAgtggaaagaattcaatgctctccTGGCCGTCATGATCTATGGATTAGTGATGTTCCCGAATATTCCAAATTTTGTTGATCTCACTGTCATTTGTCTCTTCATGGATCAAAATCCTGTACCCACTCTGTTGGCCGACACTTATTATGCCATCCATTCTAGGTATGGAAAAAAAGGATCAGTTGGGGGTTGTTTGCCAATACTGTACGAATGGTTTTCTTCACATTTGCCTAAAAGCGGAGCATTTGTCACTACAAGAGATTCACAGAAGTGGCCCCAAAGGATTATGGGACTTACTGCAAATGATATTGTTTGGTATCACCTCCGAACGGACATCGAGCAAGTTATAACCAGATGTGGCAGTTTTGGCAATGATCCTCTCATAGGGACAAAAGGAGTTATCAACTATAATCCGAAGCTAGCACTGCGCCAGTTGGGTTTTGTACTGAAGGACAAGCCGTTGGATAAAGAGATATTTGAGTCCGTTTGCTTTGAAAAAGGAGCCGATCCAGATGGTTTGGAGAAAGTAAGGAGTGCGTGGAACAAAATTCATACAGAAGACCGAACTACCTTGGGGGGAAAGAATGCTATTGCTAAGAAAGCTTATACtgaatgggttgaagaaagaGTTAAGGAGCGCCTgctgcctttcccgaaggttagccCTCTATATGAACAACCACCTGAGATTTTAACTGCCACTGTACCAGCTGAGGAGTACAACCAAGTACATGTGGAGAATATCAGGTTGCGAGAAAAAGGGGAAGACGCTAAAATAAA gttttctctttcagcaattgCACCTCCGCCTACACATCGCTACTACACAAGGGCTAATCACTCACTGCAAATGGATCAGTTAAGGGACGATCTTATCCAGATGAGAACTCAGGTTACTGCTCAGATGGCTCAGTTCATGGAAGTCATGCAAAACATGGCTGATCGCCAAGAAGAGCTCAGGATCCGAATGGACACAGTTGCTCAGGTTGTTGCAGACCCCCCGCAAAGAAACCCTGCTGATATTCGTGTCAATGGTGAGCCTGTGATCGGAGGACTTGGTGTGATTCCTCCTGCTACCAATCAAGGTAATCCTTATGGGCCTCCCCAACCCATTCCTGAAGGACAAGCCACACAACAAATCAGAAGAGCTGCTGCCATCCCCGTGTTGGAAGAGGATCGACATGAGGATCTATTTCCTGAAAGTGAGTTGGGATTTCCACATGATGCTGGAAGGTTGTTCAGAGgactggaggaaaggatgagggcCATGGAAGGCCAAGGACTTGGTATGGACATTAATGACTTGGGTTTGGTTCCTGGTGTCCGCGTGCCGCCGAAATTCAAAGTGCCAgattttgagaagtacaaggggaATACTTGTCCCAAGACCCATGTCCGAGCTTACTACCGCAAGATGCATGTCTATTCTGAGGATGAGGGGCTGttgatgcatttcttccaagatagcctaACTGGGGCATCTTTGGAATGGTATATGAGGCTGGAAAGAGCTAGTATTCGAAGCTGGAGAGACTTGGTTGATGCCTTCATAAAGCAGTATCAATATAATgttgacatggcacccaatcgcaCTCAATTGCAGAATCTATCTCAGAAAGCTAATGCGTCCTTCAAAGAATACGCGCAAAAATGGCGCGAGTTGGCAGCCAGAGTTCAACCACCTATGTTGGAGAGAGAAATGATGGACCTGTTCACCAATACTTTGGAAGGTCAATACTATTCTGCTTGCTCTGCATCCTCAAGTTTTGCCGAGTTGGTTatgattggtgagagaattgaaagtGGAATCAAGGCTGGTAGAATTCAGAATCCGAGTGCTGCTAGTTCCTCCTCTGGGGTTGTTGGAAAGAAACCTTATAACGGGTTTGCCAAGAAAAGAGAGGGTGAGACGAGCGCTGCTTATTATGGTAAAGGCAAAAGCCAGGCTCATCAACAAGTGGCCGCCGTGACTATACCGAATGTTCCATTTCAGCAACATCAGCAACGAGGGTATACTCCGCGCCAGTATCAACCAAAGGCACCTGAGAGAACTTTTGACCCGATCCCGatgacatatgcacaagtattgcCATACCTCCTCGACTTGAAGTTGGTACAATTGAGAACTCTAGCCACTCCTGCTAAGTTGCCTCCTAATTGGGATGCTAATGCAaggtgtgaattccactctggagcaCCTGGGCATAACATTGAAAACTGCAAAGCATTGAAGTATCAGGTTCAAAATATTCTCGACTCCAAGGCCATTGAGTTCACTCCTACTCCAGGGCCTAATGTTGTTCAAAATCCCATGCCCCCTCATGGGTCTCATGCTGCAAACGCCCTCGATTGTGTTGAAGACACTCGTTTGGTTAAGGACGTGACTGAGTTAGGCTCTCTGTTGCCTTTACTGAAAGTAGAATTATTGAGAATGGGTCTATGTGCTGGTTGTGGAGAATTGTGTATTGATTGCATGGCCACTTCCTCAGTTTGTGATAAAGTGAAGAATGGTATTCAACAGTTGATAGATAGTGGGTATCTACAGTTTGAGCGCGTACGACGGCCCGAGGTATTTGAGAATGAAATTAATGTGGCATCCATCCCCTACACTCCTGCTAAGATCCCAATTCCTGCTAGAGCACCTCCTTTGGTTATTACATCACCTGGTCCCATTCCGTATACTAGTGAGAAAGCAATCCCATGGAATTATGGCGGAGAAGTTTTCTACCAAGGGGCCAAGTATGAGATTAAAGCACCggttgagaaagaagatgttgataatgttgttggcATTGGAAGAATGACAAGAAGTGGTCGTATTTTCAATCCTCCCCAGAGTACTCGCGATGACAATACAGAAGCTCTAGCTCAAGCAAAAGGGAAAAGAGTGGTAGAAGATACGGTAGATCCGGGGCAAAGCTCTAACTCTGAAGATACTGTGGccaaagagatggaagagttcctaaAGATCATCAAGAAAAGTGAGTATAAAGTGGTTGACCAATTGAGTCAAACTCAATCAAAGATTTCGATCTTGCAGTTGCTCTTGTGTTCGGAGACACATCGAAACGCTTTGCTGAGACTTTTAAGTACTGCTTTCGTCCCTCCAGAGATCTCAGTGAATCAACTTGAAGGGGTGGTGTCAAACATCAATGCTGGTAATGGACTGGGATTCACTGATGCAGACTTGCCCTCCGAAGGTAGAAACCATAATAGAGCTTTGCATATATCAGTGGAATGTAAAGGGACTATGTTATCTCGTGTTCTCGTGGATAATGGATCTTCTCTGAATGTATTACCGAAGTCGTCTTTGATGAGGCTGGATTACTCTGGTGTCGAGATAAGGCCGAGTGAATTGACAGTGCGAGCCTTTGATGGGTCAAAAAGATCAGTATTTGGGGAGGTTGACTTGCCAATAATGATAGGCCCTCAGCTTTTCACTATTACCTTCTTTGTGATGGATATCCACCCGTCTTACAGTTGTCTCCTGGGACGtccatggatccatgctgctggggccgtgACTTCCACATTGCATCAGAAACTCAAATTCGCGACTCAAGGAAAGATAGTCACAATATGTGGGGAGGAAGAACACGTGGTAAGCCATCTTGCGTCCTTCAGGTATATTGATGTGGAAGGAGAGGTCCACGAGACGCCGTGCCAAGCCTTTGAGGCTGTCCAGACTATCAAGATCCCTTATGTTGAAAATAAGAAGTTAGGGGCCCCCATGTCTTCACTAAAGGAAGCTAAAGCTGTGGTTGAATCTGGTCATCTTGAAGGATGGGGCCGAGTCTTGGATCTACCAATCAAGCAGGATAAGGGTGGGATTGGATATCAGTTGGGTCAGAGTTCATCTAATGAGGCCTCCAAGAAGCCCGGAACCTTCATTCCGATCAAGTTCTCTAGTGCTGGCATCGTCAAGGATCATATTTGCGCTGTTGATGATGATATGGacagtgattatgacattgaagaaTGGATCAAGCCGTGTGCCCCGGGACAGAAGCTTCTCAACTGGTCATCCGAAGACATCATCTCAATTGCTCTTGATCAAAAGTAa